aactttcctccaacaccacagctcaaaagcatcgatcttccttcgctcagccttccctaaggtccagctctcacatccgtaggttactacagggaataccatggctttgactaggcggatctttgttgccagtctgatgtctctactctttactattttattgagactggacattgctctcctcccaagaagtaagcgtcttctgatttcctggccgcagtctgcatctgcagtaatctttgcacctagaaatacaaagtctgtcacggcctccacattttctccctctatttccagttgtcaatcattcttgttgccataatcttggtttttttgaagtttagctgcaacccagcttttgcgctttcttctttcaccttgattagaaggctcctcagctcctcctcgctttcggccaccagagtggtgtcatctgcatatctgaggttgttaatgtttcttccagcagttttcaccccagctttgcattcatcaagccccgcacatcgcatgatgtgttctgcacacaagttaaaaaggttgggtgagaggatgcagccttgccgtacgcctttcccaatcctgaaccagtctgttgttccgtggtcagttctgactgttgctacttggtccttgtacagattcctcaggagagagacaaggtggcttgggatgcccatcccaccaagaacttgccacaatttattatgatctacacaatcaaaggctttagaatagtcaatgaagcagaaatagatgtttttctgaaacttcctgcctttctccattatccagcggatattggcaatctggtctctcgttcctctgccttttctaaacccagcttgaacatctggcaactctcgttccatgtattgctggagtctgccaacctagcagttcaaaaacatgtgaatgtgagtagatcaataggaacttctgcaggaaggtaatagcacttcAAGCAGTCATGCGggacacatgacctaggaggtgtctatggacaacaccggctctttggcttagtaattgagatgagcaccatcccccagaatcagacttgactagacttaatgtcagggaaaacctttaccttttaatctgGTGAGTAGgacaataaaaatgttaaaatcttGATGTGTGTACACGTATTTACATCCCcatattggtttttaaaaaatcaatgcaaTCTGAAGATCAGGATTTTATGGAGTGGACAGTTTTCTAGTCATGAACCTTTGAATGGGAGAATGGACACCCAGTaacaattctttttaaaatgcccTACTACTTGACCTCAGTTGCCCAGATCTGAATTGTTACATTACTCAGAATTTCCTTTATTACTTAAACTAAAAGAGGATCCGGGACTAAAAGACTTGCTCAGTTATGTTAAGTGGAAATTCACAGTGgtggcaatctatataaataaaaatataatgttcgtttgtgggattaacagaactgaaaaaccactggactaattgctgccaaatttggccacaagacacctactaacccaaggaatgaccatcactcaatttttttttttgtcatttgagagttgtagttgctgggatttatagttaacctacaatcaaagggcattctgaactttaccaatgatggaatcaatcaagtgtagcacacaggactcccatgaccaacagaaaaaaactagaagggtttggtgagcattgactttgagtttgggagttgtagttcacctacatccagagagcactgtggactcaaacaatgatggatctggaccaaacttggaacaaatattccatatgcccaaatatgaacacagatggagtttgggggaaatagaccttgatatttgggagttgtagttactgggatttataggtcacctacaatcaaagagcattctgaacccaccaacgacagcattggggcaaacttccacacagaaccccatgagcaaaagaaaatacttaaggccatccagtccagctcccttcgcCAGGGCAAGacaatgtaatcaaagccctcctgacaaagagccatccagccacagatatagattagatatatatgattcacacacacattgagatatagtatcatagatttgaaagggacccctaaaaaaggacaattatatcctagcatgttccagagtaggcaaaccagacaatttccacgtcaacactgacaaagaaacagcaagaaatattgtttacccacaaacatcaagaaattacatatattaaaaaccaacacttgctcattactttattttccagatcaccagactgggccacagcaatgcgtggcaggggatggctagtttaaaaataatttggcaAGATACATGCTAATCACGCAGACATCATGCTTCTGAGGTCCAATTTTCAGCCACAGTTTGCTCACTTTGCCCTGCATTGTTATATAGAGGCAATTGTCACTTTTACAACTAGAACTTTTATGCATTTATATTCTGAGAGGTGTCACAGGGGAACTCCTAGGGGACTCCTAAGGTTAAACTCCTCAGGCTATACATTGGGGTCTTCAGGGGCTGCAAAACAAGCCCCAACAGGCTGTGAGCAGGCCATAAACACAGCTTTCTTCACCCCTGTGATTGTAAATCTGAATCTCATTTGATGTCTGATAATCTCCACCCTTGTGATTACCAAACTGAATTTGGCTTCATGTCTGATATATTGACGTCATATAGGTTAAGTGTCACCCTAACATTTCAGCAGCTATCTTTTTACAACAGCTCCACTGACTACTGGTGTGGTTataggcacaattcaaaatacgCATCAAGATCTAAAATGTGTATTGCCATTTTGTAATAGCAAAATATCTCCAGAGACCCTATAATTGAGCCAAGCTTCTGTTATAATCTCTTATCACAAACTACTTTAGCCCCATAACTCAACTAAAATGTATAGTACAGCAGCCTAATGAATTAATCTGAAATGCAGCCCACAGTACTGCTTCTTACAAGGTGGGTCCCAACCTTAAATGGGGTCCCCTttgctcagtgttggggtcacgAAAATTTGGCAActgtacttaggcaatccctcatagtccgaggatgatggtcctccaaggttggtgtcctagcggtgggtccgtaggtgactgtggagccctattcttgacctgcatcttctcccacagtgagggcatcggattccaggtggaaggcggtcccggtcggggttggcttgacgagccttcctcttggcatgtttctctctttcatcctccattcatgcctcttcaaattatacagcactgctggtcacagctgatctccaactggagtactcaagggccagggtttcccaattcttagtgcctatgccagagcccatctttaaatctcttttcctgccctccaacattccgttttccgttcttaatttcagagtagagcaactgctttgggaaacggtggtcgggcatctggacaacgtggccagtccagcggagttgatagcagaggaccattgcttcaatgctgatggtctttgcttcttccagcatgctgacatttgtccgcttgtcttcccaagagatttgcaggattttccaggggcagcgctgatggaatcgttccaggagttgcatgtgacgtctgtagacagtccacgtttcacaggcatatagcagggttgggaggacaatagctttataagcaagcaccttggtatccctcaaacactctctgcttcattcggaaaaatgctgcacttgcagagctcagacggtgttgtatttcggtgtcaatgttgacttttgtggagaggtggctgccaagcttgcggaaatggtcaacattttctaatgttacaccattaagctgtatttctggcattgcagagggattgcctggtgactgctggaagagcactttggttttctcaatgtttaatgacaggccaagcttcttgtatgcttctgcgaaggtgtttagagtggcttgtagattttcttctgaatgcgcacagatgatgttgtcatcagcatactggagttctataatagatgtcattgtaaccttgattttggctttcagtctgctgaatcttgccatctgtctgatagatgatttccactcttgtggtaagcttcccatcaacaaggtgaagtatcatagcgatgaagatggaaaataaagttgggacaataacacatccctgtttgacacctgattccatcttaaatgggtcactttgggagccatggctgtccgagactgttgccatcatgtcgtcatggaggagccgcaggatgttcacaaatttgttaggacacccgattttttggaggatggtccaacagtaaaaggtttctgaatgtcacctagtggcggttttagacatttacagaaATCTACAgcacagtgtttacagtggactttgcAGGTGAGTCTTGAGTTTCATGAAAAGGGGAAATTGGCTTGTTAAGCAAGCTTTGCAAATCCCAATTTATAATGAAATACTTTATTTTACACCTATTCCTTACATAGCTGAGATCATGTAAAAATTGTATTGGGCCGAAAGGGGTTGtgtagctggatctacactgctgtataacccagtttctgaatcctgattatctgatcggaactggattataggagtctacactatcaaataatccagttcaaagatgataatctggattcagtaactgggggtccttccacacggaatatcaaggcagaaaaccccacattgtctgagtgtggactcagataatgtagctcaaagcagatattgtgggattttctgccttgatattctgggatatagggctgtgtggaagggccctggttatatggcagtgttgatggggtcTCAGTGGACAAAGTTTAAGATGCtctatcttagggcccttccacaccgctgtataaaatcccccattatctgctttgaactggaatatatggcattgtggactcagataacccaattcaaagcagatacctcatattgtgggattttctgccttgatattctgggttatatggctgtgtggactccgataacccagttcaaagcagatactgtggattatctgccttgatattctgggttttatggctgtgtggatgggcccctgGGCTATCTGTTGTGGAGAAACTAGCAACTGTGAGGAGAAAAGCCATTTCGCCCCCCAGAGGCCAGCACCATGTTTTTGTCCATTggctataattatttatttatttcctggaaACTCTCCATGGACCAGTATAGATgacacatagggcccttccacacagccatctaactcagaatatcaaggtgtgtaatccacaatatctgcgttgaactggattatgtgagccCACGctgggtgatagtatgatagctgggtctggaagctccgaGCTTAATGGAGAAGAGAGGTTGGAGTGAGAGCggggagagtgaaggaaggatagaaaggaggagacacttagggtaagggttagggcaaggtttgggttagggttatggttagggtaagggttaggggttatggttagggtacagtttagggttagggtaaggtttagggtttgggttatggttatggttaggggtttagggtttaggtttgggttagggtaagggttaggggttatggttagggtatggtttagggttagggtaaagttTAGGGTTTGGATTATGGTTAGGGGTttaggtttgggttagggttagggtaagggttagggttatggttagggttatggttaggggtttagggtttaggtttgggttagggtaagggctaggggttatggttagggtacggtttagggttagggtaaggtttagggtttgggttatggttaggggtttAGAGTttaggtttgggttagggtaagggttaggggttatggttagggtacggtttagggttagggtaaggtttagggtttgggttatggttatggttaggagtttaggtttgggttagggttggggtaagggttaggggttagggtacggtttagggttagggttatggttaggggtttagggtttaggtttgggttagggtaagggttatggttagggtacggtttagggttaggataaggtttagggtttgggttatggttagggttatgattagggttatggttaggggtttgggttagggtaaggggttagggttagggtatggtTCGCTTGGGTTAGcgtaagagttagggttagagtaatGTTTAGGGTTTGGCTTATGATTAGGAttagggtttggtttagggttaaggtaagggttaaggttaaggtaaGGTTTAGTGTTTGGGTTttggttatggttagggtaagggttacggTTGGGGTATGGTTtaggttaagggttagggttatggttagggtaagggttaggggttatggttagggtatagtttagggttagggtaaggtttagggtttgggttagcgtaaGTGTTAGAGTTTAGGTTAGAGTAAGGTTTAGGATTTGGGTTATGGTTAGGTTATGGTTTAGGGTTTGGAtttgggttatggttagggtaaggGGTTACGGTTTGAGTATGGTTtaggttaagggttagggttatggctagggtaagggttaggggttacagttagggtatggtttagggttagggtaaggtttagggtttgggttatatGATTAGGGATTACGGTTAGAGTATGGGTTAGGGTTAAAGTAAGGAtaagggcaaggtttagggtttagggtttgggttagggttaggcttccGGTtcagggtaagggtaagggtttcACCATGAAAGAACTCTTCCATCCCTTCTCTGTTCTCTGTCTCCGGCCTGGCTTACATGAGCGAAGTCTCTCTTGCGCAAACTGCGCTCCCAAAGGAGCGATGCGGCCTCTCCGTAACGTTCGGTGCCTCCGGACCCAGCCCTCCTGCTCCCACCCCGCACTGACAGACcatccagctcaatgtggattttatacagctgtgtggaaggagcttgAGCTATTCGCAACTCCAGGGGGCGCTGCGGGATTCCTTCCTCGATTTCTGGGAGgcgctctctccttccctctctcttgttcccctCGGAgcggaggaaggggaggaagaggcggAAGTGGCTGGCATTGGCAGGGCGCGAGGgaggtgagtgtgtgtgtgagagagagagcgagcggcgagcttctacaccaggcatgagcaaacttaggccctccaggtgttttggacttcaactcccacagttccccTTTTCCtcggggaaaaggaagaggcctgaggctgttaggaactgtgggagttgaagtccaaaacacctggagggagggcccaagtgtaGACTCAGCCTCGAGGGCAAAGTTAACTGACGTGGCGCTGCAGTGACAGCAAGAAATGTCCCAGCTGGCCTTGTGGGTGTCAGGCTCCTGCAAAGGGGCAGGAGTTGGCTTGGGGGACCCGCGCCACCTGCCCAGAGGTGAGAGTCTCCTAGTGACTCCTGGAGGCCGCAGCTTCCCCTCCTTGGCAGGGAAAGGCTTGTGGATTTCTCAGTTGGCGACCCCTCCGCCCCCTTGGTGCCTTTCCAGCTTCCCAGATGCCCAAGTTCGAGTGGCCGAGAATTTGAAAAGTCCAGGACAGGCCAATGTCGGCAGGAGCTTTTGGGCTGATTTTTCGGGGCTGCATTGGCTCCCAATGGCGTTTCTGAGTACACCCGCTGCTCCTTCCCCCCATTGCTTGTCTCCCCTTCGTGGTGGGAAAGGATGCCGCTGTGCTTGAGGACGGTGGCCACAAAGGAGGAAGCCACCTACTCACCAAGGGCATTCCTACAGATCCTACAGCTAGATCAGAATTTCAAAAACAGAAGACCCACCTCTTTTGGCAGGCCTACCTAGTAATTATTAGCTTgttaattttaacctgcattttaactagtatgtgttgtcgaaggcttttatggccagaatcacctggttgctgtgaattttttgggttgttccaggccatgttccagaggcattctctcctgatgtttgcccacatctgtggcaggtatcctcaggggttgtgaggtctgttggaaacgtggcaagtgaggtttatatatactGTTAGGGGACCCAAATATTGAGCTAAAGGGACTCAATTTGGGGTcgtgacccacagtttaagaagcattgCTCTAGACTCATCCTGGACATTGTGGCTCTTTGGAAGTAAATCCTACTGCGTTTAGTGGTGCTTGCTTTCTCATAAGTGTTCATTCATCATTTTTCTCCATAGGAACTCAAGCATATTCATTCACCAAGCTAGTTGGAAGACTGGTTTTGGTTTATTAAAGACCATGTCCAGATCCGGAGGAAAAGGGGTGAACCTAAAGGACAAACTAGAGGGCAATGAATTGGACCTCAGTTTGTGTGACCTGAATGAAGTGCCAGTTAAAGAGCTGGTTAGTATATGTTTTCATTTTGGCTATCAAATACTACAAACAATGTAAAAGCCATATGATTGTATTTGCTTGTGAACTATGTATGATATGTAGCAGGAAGTCAGTTGGCCCTTCCTCATGAGAGGCTTGAACCAGTTTTTGAAATATACATTGATTACATTCTGAaggtataaatctagaaattttagccaAAATATTGACCCCAGAAGCCTAAGTCAACTTACACATGGGTCCCTGTAAGTACTGTGCCTTAATGCTTATAAAATAAAAACTATCCACAGAGTGGCAGGAGACAAGAGTTTAGTCTGTTcatggagaacctaaaagaagtattCAACCCTCTCTGCTCTTTTAACCTTGGCACCACTTTTTGCCTTTTGAATCCTtgggaaatggtggcagcagtGGGCAGTGGCATCTGGCTCCCTGTGATGGTACTGCCGCTTTCTTCTCTCTGTGGAATGGCTATCAAGTTATTCACAGCTCATACAAAATGCATAATTTTCATCCTCAAACTTGCACTCAACATGAGGTCAACTTGTACATTGGAATATATGATAAATTGTCTCTGTTTTGAGAAAGGTACAATTCTGAAGAATACAGTAGGTCCTCAACTTTTACAGACGTTAGGAGCTCAGAATCATGTGAAAGTAGGAAACTATTTTACCTGAAATTATTTTACCTGAAATAATACCTCTTGAGATCTTTCTGCATGACTCTATGATTAGCTTCCATCAGAAGTTTATTTTACActcctagacattcctagagagaacttATCAAATAAATCTGTGGTCAGATCCACAACAGTTAAGCCTACAAATCTGGAAGGATGACTGTAATATATAGATTTTAGGAAATGAATTATTTTCACTGAAATGAATGATATACGATTGATATCACTGGTTTGCAATCTGAATTACATGTAGTAAGGGATAAGCCCCAGAGGACACAAGGTAACTAATGTTTAAGTAGGCATATATAGGATTGCACTgttaattttgtttgtttctttgcagGCAGCACTTCCAAAGGCAACTATTTTGGATTTGTCTTGTAACAATCTTACATCATTACCTGTAAGTTGCAACTTTTTTGCTTTGTAGCGATGACTCATGTAGATGTGATCATAGGTGCAGTAACTGTAATAATGATGGTAGAGATAATTCCCTGGGCAGTGATTGCTGGTGTTTACCATGTCAGTAGGATGGAGATTTCACTCCATGTTTTAGTCTGAACCTTCAAATAGAAGACGTTGAGCCGGTTTTAGGGACAAGAATCAGCACTACGGATTGCTAATGTAAAGTTCAGAATAAAACTTTGGAGTAGATGCACTGCCTTACTCAAATGCCACAGTCCTTAAAAGACCAGCATCAAATACTGACTCATAATTAGAGACAGAAATGCACCTGATATTTCAGAGAAGAAAGATATGCCATAATGACAGATACTTTCAAACTGGATTAATAAATATATCAGTGAATGGTAGCTTTAGGTTCTAAGTCTTCCACTATTGATATGTAAGGAAAAAATCATTTAGGGAACACAGATTCTCTCAAGGAACCATAGGATTAATGTGATTATTATAGCTATGACTTTTCTCTTACTATATGTTTTTAGATCTGTTTCTCTATTTACAGGTTTACTATGAGTTGACGTATGTTCATAATTTCTCAAATTCCTTCAGAAAGGCTATGTGCATCATCTTACTATTATCTTACTAGTGCTTAGTTCTTCAACAGCACCATGCTCTTTGTACTTATCTGAAAAGCATCTCTTACTGATTTTAGTAGGGTTTACTTTCAGGTAGGCATGTATAGAGTTCAAAGCTGCTTGCATCAACTTTTGTTAAGATAATGGGTTggactttttgttttgttctttttttagtCTGATTTCTGCAGTTTGACCCATCTAGTGAAACTGGATTTAAGTAAAAATCAGCTTCAGCAACTGCCTTCAGACTTTGGTCGCTTGGTCAACTTGCAACATCTGGATCTGCTGAACAATCGATTAGTAACTTTGCCAGTCAGTTTTGCCCAACTCAAGGTAATCCTTTCCATGTCTAATTCTTAACTGAAGTAAGACCATGGGTTTGGAGCAGAATATTTTCTTTTAGTAAAATTTATTTCTCAACTGCAAGGGagctaaaattgaaaaaaaattgccTTTCTTCCACTAACAGAAAAGATACTGTGCAGAAAATTGATTCCTCAACTGTACTTATTTCCCTACATTTTCTATGATTCCGAATGACCCCCTCTCCCTTTGTATGCCACAGAAATATGGCCTGCAGCTCAAGAATTTTCCCACCTGTTTTAAATGCTACTTCCTTTATAAAATCCCATTAGCTGTACCTACTAAAAGTACAGCTAACTTACCATTTTGCCCTTGTGTTGAAGTCTCCCAAATAGTAATATGGATGTTGACATTTTAAAAGTGCGTGGCTGAAACGACTAAATTACAAAAGCAGTAGTTTGTTATGAACTGCAGGCATTGTTTTGGAAATATGAGTACATCTCCAGTGTAGCTCTATGTAATGCTCATGTGTACTCAGCATCATGGGCCTTCTAGGAATTCTAATGTCAAGTCAAATGCTTCCAAGTAGGGAAACTGAAAATCCTTGGAGCTGACTTGAGCTAATTTTGTCTGTATTTTCCTTCTTCAGAATCTGAAGTGGCTGGATCTGAAAGACAACCCCTTAGATCCTATGCTAGCAAAGGTTGCTGGAGATTGCTTGGATGAAAAACAGTGTAAGCAAGCTGCCATCAGAGTAAGGGATCTTTCTATTTGTCTTGTTGGCTCCCTTTCCTTTTGTTGTGCTGATTAATTAGAAGCTGTTGATATTTTTTCTTCTGGATTTTTAGACATGTAAAAGCTCAGTATAAACTACAATCTTTCACAACATGAATTGAATTCCATTTTACTATAAATACTATTTTATATGGCTTAAATGTGATTTGCTCCAGCTCTGTGGATATTTCCTATTAAGAACAGACATCTTTATGAAGACTGTAGAACTGTGGCTTTGTTTTAATCTTGTTTATCGGCTACATTAAAATGATTAGAGTTCTACATTAATGCAGTGGGCCCTGTACTCAATCAGTTGCGTTGGGCAGATGCACGTCAATAAGCATTAGGCATTTCATCTAGCACTCTTTTTTAAAAGACCAAACTTGTTTACAGTATATTCAAGAACAAATGTGGAGCTGTGTGAAGGATGTCATCTTTTTGAGAAGCTGTGCTGACAATTTTTTGTCCTATTTTAATTGAAAATAAATTCTTACTCCAGACAAATTGCCTTTAGAGCTAGGGTTTCCTTCTCACTCTGTATGTAATGTGACTTTGCTGCCTTTTTCATTCATAGCATTATTCACCCTGCAGgcactgctgttgttgttttctgcttGTGGTATAATGTGCTGTAGATTGAGTAGGTCGTCCCAGGTAGGAATGGTGGTCCCTCCCTGGTGGGAAAGAGGGCCTGGATTGGATACTTGGATTGCCTTAATTCTGCAAATGCAGTCAGAAAACACGTTCTTTCTGGATGAAGACTGGACAAAGAAACTGTATTGTAAAACCGACTTTCCTTAGTTTGTCTTGGATGCCTATTGAAAACATTAGCAAAAACTAATGTCATGCAATTGCCTTAAATCTCAAGGTACTGCAgcatatgagagccattcagtccGAATTAGATCGCGAGAGGCAACAGAAGCTGCAGGCAGAGCGAGGTAGGTGTGGTAGTTCACTCCTTTTTGATGTACATGACTACacttgctctttgtttacagagtTTATGAATTAATTGTTGTCTCCGATTGTTAATAAGTAAAAATGGATGAGAGaggctagagcaggcatgggcaaattttggcactCTAGGTGTTTTTGGAGTtcagtttgttcatttttttcagttagttcacacacactccatccatctgccactggcttgGCCTGTATGTAAAAATTTatataacatataaacatttctggGGACTCCATGAGAAGCTTTTACTTTATAAAGGGCGCCGCAACTGAAaacgtttgagaacccctggtttaaaGGGTTGGGTTGTTATTTTTGGGTGGTGTCAATCAATAATGGGCTAAGTGCATGAAGTCCTCAGACCAGATTCAACTGTATTCACTTGAAAATGTACTTCCCCCTGAAAAGAGATGTGATGGCATCCCACCCCATTTCAGGCAGCCTGAATATTCAAATTAGTGAAAGCAGTGGAGGGCAGTTGTCTGttatcattttaaaatgtgttaccAAAAATGTGCCCAATGTTAGTGTTTTATGCGAATTGAGCATTATTAAACCATCTTGAATACCCCAGAAGTGAAggataacaataattaaaatcactCACATTTTCTATAACTAAAATTCTACattgacacacagagagatatgtgATATATTTCTGTTCTTGAGGGCAATTCAGGTGGTTTCCTCTAAGTGAGATCATAAGCCACAGTCTTCGCTATTTTATTCCCCTCACACTCTCACTGGATTTGTTGTGCTATGAGTTTGAATcatttcattttgtaattgctgggGGAGTAGCTTATTCTTGACTGCTCTTATTATCACATGAATCAGTACTTTGAAACTCAGTTGTGTTCCTACTCAGTCTTGTATAAAGGGTGCAACTGAATTGGGACATTGTACAATATGTGATCCCTGTCCTTCAAGAATCTCTTAGCATCACGATGAGGCAATGCCTTATTAGATTAAGGACGAGGCCATGCAATATGGCCTGATTTCCA
This genomic interval from Anolis sagrei isolate rAnoSag1 chromosome 2, rAnoSag1.mat, whole genome shotgun sequence contains the following:
- the LRRC59 gene encoding leucine-rich repeat-containing protein 59; this translates as MSRSGGKGVNLKDKLEGNELDLSLCDLNEVPVKELAALPKATILDLSCNNLTSLPSDFCSLTHLVKLDLSKNQLQQLPSDFGRLVNLQHLDLLNNRLVTLPVSFAQLKNLKWLDLKDNPLDPMLAKVAGDCLDEKQCKQAAIRVLQHMRAIQSELDRERQQKLQAERELEKKREADRRAREAQERELRKREKAEEKERRRREYDALRLAKQEMTKQPKKETEPSSSRPSRQPQHKRSWSRVLLKILLLLLLGALSTLAVCRFTELRRQPVCISVNMLYEDTLTLLRSRETLQNVLQPNSQQ